The following are encoded in a window of Actinomyces oris genomic DNA:
- a CDS encoding ROK family transcriptional regulator, whose protein sequence is MRISNMSLILRHLQMSPALSRTRLARETGLSKATVSTLVAELCSRGLLTEEEPDLSGNVGRPSTGLRPAPRTAAGIGLEISGASLLLSVTDLTGEVNARRCELVDDVGHRPEAMIEHVAAMLSQALKQLTQQGTTVPGIVLAQPGIIDYADNTVRYSSTLEWHDVAVADRVRDAVSRRLGPERSVPTITLENDAKLAALATYERYAQGGVRNLLYLSGGEGIGAGIISDGHLLRGWLGLTGEVGHMPVEPEGLKCRCGRRGCWETRSGLQALTSIYPPGDAVRDETTSLDERIELLRQRFDAGDAELTRRLELSQRALARALAILTDVLNPEVIVLSGYLAAFADVFISPTASALRDRLLDQRAAVRLETSHLGQWASSHGAALVALESVLDNPTLVDLRPTS, encoded by the coding sequence GTGCGCATCTCGAACATGTCGCTCATCCTGCGCCACCTCCAGATGAGTCCCGCCCTGTCGCGCACACGCCTGGCCCGTGAGACGGGACTGTCCAAGGCGACGGTCTCCACACTGGTGGCCGAGCTGTGCTCCCGGGGACTGCTCACCGAGGAGGAGCCGGATCTGTCCGGCAACGTCGGCAGACCGAGCACGGGCCTGCGCCCGGCCCCCCGCACAGCAGCCGGCATCGGCCTGGAGATCAGCGGGGCATCGCTACTCCTGTCCGTCACAGACCTGACCGGAGAGGTCAACGCGCGCCGCTGCGAGCTCGTCGACGACGTCGGACACCGCCCCGAGGCGATGATCGAGCACGTCGCGGCCATGCTGTCCCAGGCCCTGAAGCAGCTGACGCAGCAGGGGACGACAGTGCCGGGGATCGTCCTGGCCCAGCCCGGAATCATCGACTATGCCGACAACACCGTGCGCTACTCCTCCACCCTGGAGTGGCACGACGTCGCCGTGGCGGACCGGGTCCGCGACGCAGTCTCCCGACGCCTAGGCCCCGAAAGGAGTGTCCCCACCATCACGCTGGAGAACGACGCCAAGCTCGCCGCACTGGCCACCTACGAGCGCTACGCGCAGGGCGGGGTGCGCAACCTGCTCTACCTGTCGGGCGGTGAAGGGATCGGCGCCGGCATCATCTCCGACGGCCACCTCCTGCGCGGCTGGCTGGGCCTGACCGGCGAGGTCGGCCACATGCCCGTGGAGCCCGAGGGCCTGAAGTGCCGGTGCGGGCGGCGCGGCTGCTGGGAAACCCGCTCCGGACTGCAGGCCCTGACCTCGATCTACCCGCCGGGCGACGCGGTGCGCGACGAGACCACCTCCCTGGATGAGCGCATCGAGCTCCTGCGCCAGCGCTTCGACGCCGGGGATGCCGAGCTCACCCGGAGACTGGAGCTCTCCCAGCGGGCGCTCGCGCGCGCCCTGGCGATCCTCACGGACGTCCTCAACCCCGAGGTGATCGTGCTGTCGGGGTACCTGGCCGCCTTCGCCGACGTGTTCATCTCCCCCACCGCCTCCGCCCTGAGGGATCGACTGTTGGACCAGCGCGCCGCCGTGAGACTGGAGACCTCCCACCTGGGGCAGTGGGCCTCATCACATGGAGCCGCCCTCGTGGCACTGGAGTCCGTGCTCGACAACCCCACCCTGGTCGATCTCAGGCCCACATCCTAG
- a CDS encoding S1C family serine protease, translated as MSGYDETNPEAYRPTEPEAAADGAHSGVDSWSASSQASPATASSVSEGASVSEDHGGYADLSQAYTADASHSEPVLPQGAGVRRWDETRQLPAEPPTSQMPAEQSASPYAQSAQGQYQPQQPSYQPQQQPQGQYPAPQVQQAAPSSYSSAQQPFQGQQTHLGSPYTSVPTTPGGYAPAGAPTGESFYAASKATGADSGTKRRRRGPGWFALVASVLVASLLGAGGAVGAIKALDARDGGASQRSTAAPTAIATGSTTKTVDSAGQAPDWEAVSAAVSNAVVSIAVATDRGEALGSGVIFDKEGHIITNNHVVAGASQIQVTLADGRVYDAETTGTDPATDLAVIQLKDAPDNLTVAQLGDSDKLATGQDVMAIGNPLGLSSTVTTGIISALNRPVVNSQNEDGSGDSAVYTNAIQIDAAINPGNSGGPLFDEKGRVIGITSSIATMGRSGGGEGGSGSIGIGFAIPVKLADKVAKQLIKSGAATHAYLGVTLDTDGATADGEKRAGAKITSVESGSPADKAGLKTNDVVVAIDGKTTAQGSALTGYVRQYSANDKVKLTVIRNSKKQDIDVTLAERKDS; from the coding sequence ATGAGCGGATACGACGAGACGAACCCGGAGGCATACCGGCCCACTGAGCCCGAGGCGGCGGCGGACGGCGCTCACTCCGGTGTCGACTCCTGGTCCGCCAGCAGCCAGGCCAGCCCGGCAACGGCGTCTTCCGTCAGTGAGGGCGCGAGCGTGTCCGAGGACCACGGCGGCTACGCGGATCTCTCCCAGGCCTACACTGCCGACGCCTCCCACTCCGAGCCGGTCCTGCCGCAGGGGGCGGGCGTGCGGCGCTGGGACGAGACCCGGCAGCTGCCCGCCGAGCCGCCGACCTCGCAGATGCCCGCTGAGCAGTCCGCGTCGCCATACGCGCAGTCCGCCCAGGGGCAGTACCAGCCCCAGCAGCCGTCCTACCAGCCGCAGCAGCAGCCTCAGGGGCAGTACCCCGCCCCTCAGGTGCAGCAGGCGGCGCCGTCCAGTTACTCATCCGCCCAGCAGCCCTTCCAGGGGCAGCAGACGCACCTCGGCTCGCCCTATACGAGCGTCCCGACGACGCCCGGTGGCTACGCGCCGGCCGGCGCCCCCACCGGGGAGTCCTTCTATGCGGCCTCGAAGGCCACAGGTGCTGACAGCGGCACCAAGAGGCGCCGGCGGGGGCCGGGCTGGTTCGCCCTGGTCGCCTCCGTGCTGGTCGCCTCCCTGCTGGGGGCCGGCGGTGCCGTAGGAGCGATCAAGGCTCTCGACGCCCGGGACGGCGGCGCGTCACAGCGCTCCACGGCCGCCCCCACCGCCATCGCCACCGGGAGCACGACCAAGACCGTCGACAGCGCCGGTCAGGCCCCCGACTGGGAGGCCGTCTCGGCAGCCGTGTCCAACGCCGTCGTCTCCATCGCCGTCGCCACGGACAGGGGCGAGGCCCTGGGCTCCGGAGTCATCTTCGACAAGGAGGGGCACATCATCACGAACAACCACGTGGTGGCGGGGGCCTCGCAGATCCAGGTGACGCTGGCCGACGGCCGCGTCTATGACGCCGAGACCACCGGTACCGACCCCGCCACCGACCTGGCGGTCATCCAGCTCAAGGACGCCCCCGACAACCTCACCGTTGCCCAGCTCGGAGACTCCGACAAGTTGGCCACCGGTCAGGACGTCATGGCGATCGGTAACCCGTTGGGTCTGTCCTCCACCGTGACCACCGGCATCATCTCCGCCCTCAACAGGCCCGTCGTCAACTCCCAGAATGAGGACGGCTCGGGTGATTCGGCGGTCTACACCAACGCCATCCAGATCGACGCCGCCATCAACCCCGGCAACTCCGGCGGCCCTCTCTTCGACGAGAAGGGGCGGGTCATTGGGATCACCAGCTCCATCGCCACCATGGGCCGCTCCGGCGGCGGCGAAGGAGGCTCGGGGAGCATCGGCATCGGTTTCGCCATTCCCGTCAAGCTGGCCGACAAGGTCGCCAAGCAGCTCATCAAGTCCGGTGCCGCCACGCATGCCTACCTGGGAGTCACCCTCGACACCGATGGCGCCACGGCCGACGGCGAGAAGCGCGCCGGCGCCAAGATCACCTCGGTTGAAAGCGGTTCGCCGGCTGACAAGGCCGGACTGAAGACGAACGACGTCGTCGTCGCCATTGATGGGAAGACCACCGCCCAGGGGTCGGCTCTCACCGGTTACGTGCGTCAGTACTCCGCCAACGACAAGGTCAAGCTCACGGTCATCCGCAACTCCAAGAAGCAGGACATTGACGTGACCCTGGCCGAGCGCAAGGACTCCTGA
- a CDS encoding quaternary amine ABC transporter ATP-binding protein — protein MKVIEANHVYKVFGRRPSDGVKKLKAGRTRDQLRKSGQTAAVIDTSFDVDKGEIFVVMGLSGSGKSTLIRMVNGLLPITAGSMTLYGEDLAHVSKSKLRELRRERVSMVFQNFALLPHRTVGENVAYGLEVQGMGRSERERRAEEALSMVGLEGWGGYKPGELSGGMRQRVGLARALAAETDILLMDEAFSALDPLIRREMQDQLIDLQGKLGKTILFITHDLNEAMRLGDRIAMMRDGRVEQVGTAEEILRDPASDYVSRFVADVDRTRVLTAGSIAEPPYAVLGSDRSPHAAHKLLRENQPPWLLVQNRDRTPFGYVWEDDVARAVKEGSNALPLSTIHEMPVVSHSTPVNELFAHAAQHAAPIVVVDDDGRISGVIPRVTLLAAISEQNQEAGSSSAASADLAAEQTDEQAGKASETTEAEGADA, from the coding sequence GTGAAAGTCATTGAGGCCAACCATGTCTACAAGGTCTTCGGGCGGCGACCGTCCGACGGCGTCAAGAAGCTCAAGGCCGGCAGGACGCGGGACCAGCTGAGGAAGTCAGGGCAGACCGCCGCCGTCATCGACACCTCCTTCGATGTCGACAAGGGCGAGATCTTCGTGGTCATGGGCCTGTCGGGCTCCGGGAAGTCCACCCTCATCCGCATGGTCAACGGCCTGCTGCCCATCACGGCCGGCAGCATGACCCTCTACGGGGAGGACCTGGCGCACGTCTCGAAGTCGAAGCTGCGCGAGCTGCGCCGCGAGCGCGTGTCCATGGTCTTCCAGAACTTCGCCCTCCTGCCGCACCGCACGGTGGGTGAGAATGTCGCCTACGGCCTGGAGGTCCAGGGAATGGGGCGCTCCGAGCGCGAGCGCCGGGCCGAGGAGGCCCTGTCCATGGTGGGCCTGGAGGGCTGGGGCGGCTACAAGCCCGGCGAGCTCTCCGGAGGGATGCGCCAGCGCGTGGGCCTGGCCCGGGCCCTGGCCGCCGAGACCGACATCCTGCTCATGGACGAGGCCTTCTCCGCGCTCGACCCGCTCATCCGCCGGGAGATGCAGGACCAGCTCATCGACCTGCAGGGCAAGCTCGGCAAGACGATCCTGTTCATCACCCACGACCTCAACGAGGCCATGCGCCTGGGGGACCGCATCGCCATGATGCGCGACGGTCGCGTCGAGCAGGTCGGTACCGCCGAGGAGATCCTGCGCGACCCGGCCTCCGACTACGTCTCTCGGTTCGTGGCCGACGTCGACCGCACCCGGGTCCTGACAGCCGGCTCTATCGCGGAGCCCCCCTACGCAGTCCTGGGCTCGGACCGCAGCCCCCACGCCGCCCACAAGCTCCTGCGGGAGAACCAGCCGCCGTGGCTGCTAGTGCAGAACCGCGACCGCACACCCTTCGGCTACGTCTGGGAGGACGACGTCGCCCGGGCGGTCAAGGAGGGCTCCAACGCCCTGCCGCTGTCCACGATCCACGAGATGCCGGTCGTGTCGCACTCGACCCCCGTCAACGAGCTGTTCGCCCACGCCGCGCAGCACGCCGCCCCCATCGTCGTCGTCGACGACGACGGACGAATCTCCGGCGTCATCCCGCGCGTCACCCTGCTGGCGGCCATCAGTGAGCAGAACCAGGAGGCCGGGTCATCCAGCGCCGCCAGCGCCGATCTGGCCGCGGAGCAGACCGATGAGCAGGCCGGCAAGGCCAGTGAGACCACCGAGGCCGAAGGAGCCGACGCCTGA
- a CDS encoding ABC transporter permease, whose protein sequence is MIPVQTPLPKIPLGTAVEVLIEWIQVHLHGFLTAISRAGTLVNDNLVDLLLAVPPLLMVVVFVLVAWMAKSWRLAVGTAVTFLIIISLGQWVNAMETLVLVTLATLTALVFAVPLGIWAARNKYVSVLIRPVLDLMQTMPAFVYLIPSVLFFSIGVVPGMFATLIFAMPPGVRMTELGIKQVDKETVEAGRSFGATDWQILRGIQLPLAVPTIMAGVNQVIMLALSMAVIAGMVGADGLGKEVVKALATIDIAKGTEAGLSIVFLAIYLDRVTAALGAPREKGSLLSLIKKR, encoded by the coding sequence ATGATTCCCGTACAGACTCCTCTTCCCAAGATTCCCCTGGGCACAGCGGTCGAGGTCCTCATTGAGTGGATCCAGGTCCACCTCCATGGCTTCCTCACCGCGATCTCCCGGGCCGGCACCCTGGTCAACGACAACCTCGTGGACCTGCTCCTGGCCGTGCCTCCGCTGCTCATGGTGGTGGTCTTCGTCCTGGTCGCTTGGATGGCGAAGTCGTGGAGGCTGGCAGTGGGGACCGCCGTCACTTTCCTCATCATCATCTCCCTGGGCCAGTGGGTTAACGCGATGGAGACGCTGGTCCTGGTGACCCTGGCGACCCTGACCGCTCTCGTCTTCGCCGTCCCCCTGGGGATCTGGGCCGCCCGCAACAAGTACGTCAGCGTCCTCATCCGCCCGGTCCTCGACCTCATGCAGACGATGCCGGCATTCGTCTACCTCATCCCCTCTGTCCTGTTCTTCTCCATCGGGGTGGTGCCCGGGATGTTCGCCACGCTCATCTTCGCGATGCCCCCCGGGGTGCGCATGACCGAGCTGGGCATCAAGCAGGTGGACAAGGAGACCGTGGAGGCGGGGCGTTCCTTCGGCGCCACCGACTGGCAGATCCTGCGGGGCATCCAACTGCCCCTGGCCGTCCCCACCATCATGGCGGGTGTCAACCAGGTCATCATGCTGGCCCTGTCGATGGCCGTCATCGCGGGCATGGTCGGTGCCGACGGCCTGGGGAAGGAGGTCGTCAAGGCGCTCGCGACGATCGACATCGCCAAGGGCACCGAGGCGGGCCTGTCCATCGTGTTCCTGGCGATCTACCTGGACCGGGTGACCGCGGCCCTCGGGGCGCCGCGGGAGAAGGGCTCGCTGCTCTCACTGATCAAGAAGCGGTGA
- a CDS encoding o-succinylbenzoate synthase, with the protein MPVSPDHQHANGEIDIASLHAQDSTGLLARIDRAVVWDIPLTTPFRGITRRDGVLLHGPGGWGEVAPFWDYGLEASAPWLASGLCQALGNSLLPRYRETISVNVTVPEVGAQDASDLVRASGARTAKVKVSGSSDKRSADLERLEAVRSALGRSGKVRIDVNGAWDLDTARENLPLMDRAAGGLEYAEQPCATVYDLADLRRAVDVPIAADESIRLSANPLEIVHRRAADVAILKVAPLGGVHRALDMAERLGLPAVVSSALDTSVGIMAGATLAFSLPSLNHACGLGTTRLLTQDVADPSVRPSNGTLRLDAAAPVSERLLNEVKAGPYLTTHWQTRLLHLAGALHARRQREARDPSRAVAGLPL; encoded by the coding sequence GTGCCCGTGAGTCCGGACCATCAGCATGCCAACGGCGAGATCGACATCGCCTCTCTTCATGCTCAGGACTCCACCGGACTGCTGGCTCGCATCGACCGCGCGGTCGTCTGGGACATTCCTCTGACGACGCCGTTTCGCGGCATCACCCGCCGCGACGGCGTCCTGCTCCATGGCCCCGGGGGCTGGGGCGAGGTCGCGCCCTTCTGGGACTACGGGCTGGAGGCCAGCGCTCCCTGGCTCGCCTCAGGACTGTGTCAGGCCCTGGGCAACTCCCTCCTTCCCCGCTACCGCGAGACCATCTCCGTCAACGTGACCGTCCCTGAGGTCGGCGCTCAGGACGCCTCCGATCTGGTGCGGGCCTCCGGAGCCAGGACCGCCAAGGTCAAGGTCAGCGGCAGCAGTGACAAGCGCTCGGCGGACCTGGAGCGCCTCGAGGCGGTCCGCTCAGCCCTGGGGCGTTCCGGCAAGGTGCGCATCGACGTCAACGGCGCCTGGGACCTGGACACCGCCCGCGAGAACCTGCCCCTCATGGACCGGGCTGCCGGAGGGCTGGAGTACGCCGAACAGCCCTGCGCCACCGTCTACGACCTGGCCGACCTGCGCCGCGCCGTCGACGTGCCCATCGCCGCCGACGAGTCGATCCGGCTGTCGGCCAACCCCCTGGAGATCGTCCACCGGCGCGCCGCCGACGTCGCCATCCTCAAGGTGGCCCCGCTGGGCGGGGTGCACCGGGCCCTGGACATGGCCGAACGCCTTGGACTGCCCGCGGTCGTCTCCTCCGCCCTGGACACCTCCGTGGGCATCATGGCCGGCGCGACCCTCGCCTTCAGCCTGCCCTCCCTCAACCACGCCTGCGGTCTGGGAACCACGCGCCTGCTGACCCAGGACGTCGCCGACCCCAGCGTTCGCCCCAGCAACGGGACCCTGCGTCTGGACGCTGCCGCCCCCGTCTCCGAACGCCTCCTGAACGAGGTCAAGGCGGGGCCCTACCTCACCACGCACTGGCAAACGCGCCTGCTGCACCTGGCCGGCGCCCTCCACGCCCGCCGCCAGCGCGAGGCCCGCGACCCCAGCCGGGCCGTGGCCGGGTTGCCGCTGTAG
- a CDS encoding isochorismate synthase encodes MRAEHCLAAPPRLSFRTRELPEDALEGLALIDLLAGREDVSSWVHEGRGLIGLGRALVIEAHGADRIETLRAAWRAVVGAAWWRDALVRPGTGPVALGAITFSPSSEQSSVLVVPEVLVGLDDSGAWLTTAVSGTDDGTEPEHPDPGSLLTALVADARAAVDREQAGTDRDSGDSGGTTAVEAGALSEEQWCRAVCATQERMRAGQARKVVLARDVLAYPGGPLATGTVLRRLASDYPSTWVFAVDQMVGASPELLLRLRDRRLMSRVLAGTARRHAGEDALATARLASWLEGSEKNNREHELARDSAITALEPLCSVVEAPARFVLTLPNVLHLASDVTGVVAGDTGALALVDALHPTAAVCGTPTQAAARLIEEAESMDRGRYAGPVGWVDWHGEGEWCIALRSAQLPTGGPGPQSPARVFGGGGIMPDSEPIDELAETTAKMRPMLGALGVRL; translated from the coding sequence GTGAGGGCAGAGCACTGCCTGGCCGCCCCGCCGCGGCTGTCCTTCCGCACCCGCGAGCTGCCCGAGGACGCACTGGAGGGGCTGGCTCTCATCGACCTGCTGGCGGGCCGTGAGGATGTCAGCTCCTGGGTGCACGAGGGGCGCGGACTCATAGGCCTGGGCCGCGCCCTGGTGATCGAGGCCCACGGGGCGGATCGCATTGAGACACTGCGGGCCGCGTGGCGGGCCGTGGTCGGCGCGGCCTGGTGGCGTGATGCGCTGGTCCGCCCCGGGACCGGGCCGGTGGCGCTGGGCGCGATCACCTTCTCCCCCAGCTCCGAGCAGTCCTCGGTTCTGGTGGTTCCCGAGGTCCTCGTTGGGCTCGACGACTCCGGTGCTTGGCTGACGACCGCGGTGTCCGGGACTGACGACGGGACTGAGCCAGAGCACCCGGATCCCGGCTCACTCCTGACGGCGCTGGTGGCCGATGCTCGTGCAGCGGTCGACCGGGAGCAGGCCGGCACCGACAGGGACTCCGGGGACTCCGGCGGCACCACCGCCGTTGAGGCCGGGGCGCTCAGCGAGGAGCAGTGGTGCCGGGCGGTCTGCGCCACGCAGGAGCGGATGCGTGCGGGGCAGGCCCGCAAGGTGGTCCTGGCCCGCGACGTGCTGGCCTACCCGGGCGGGCCGCTGGCCACCGGTACGGTCCTGCGGCGCCTGGCCAGCGACTACCCCTCCACCTGGGTCTTCGCCGTCGACCAGATGGTGGGCGCCAGTCCCGAGCTGCTGCTGCGCCTGCGGGATCGACGCCTCATGAGCAGGGTGCTGGCCGGTACGGCCCGCCGGCACGCCGGCGAGGACGCTCTGGCGACCGCGCGTCTGGCCTCCTGGCTGGAGGGCTCAGAGAAGAACAACCGGGAGCATGAGCTGGCCCGGGACTCGGCGATCACGGCGCTGGAGCCGCTGTGCTCGGTGGTGGAGGCCCCCGCCCGCTTTGTCCTGACGCTGCCGAACGTCCTGCACCTGGCCAGTGATGTCACCGGGGTTGTTGCCGGGGACACCGGGGCGCTGGCCCTGGTGGATGCGCTGCACCCGACGGCGGCCGTGTGCGGGACGCCAACCCAGGCGGCGGCGCGCCTCATTGAGGAGGCCGAGTCCATGGATCGGGGACGTTACGCCGGGCCCGTGGGCTGGGTGGACTGGCACGGCGAGGGCGAGTGGTGCATCGCGCTGCGCAGCGCCCAGCTGCCCACAGGAGGTCCCGGACCGCAGTCCCCCGCGAGAGTGTTCGGGGGCGGCGGCATCATGCCGGACTCCGAGCCGATCGACGAGCTGGCGGAGACGACCGCCAAGATGCGTCCCATGCTGGGGGCACTCGGCGTGCGTCTCTGA
- the menD gene encoding 2-succinyl-5-enolpyruvyl-6-hydroxy-3-cyclohexene-1-carboxylic-acid synthase gives MADASSLVAALLAEGVREVVLCPGSRSAPLADALADAADAGHLRLRVVLDERSAGFIALGAARAHALNGHSRCAAVVTTSGTAVSNLHPAVSEADAAGIPLLVISADRPHELVGTGASQTTEQTGLFAPALRLGVDLPADLAADLGGCAADAAIAGQVRRAVAAATGTLSRDPGPVQINARFRPPLTAQDAAEGAVPAAPVPPSPPMVPAARAAVLDGAPEASAGQPAGRGSSTLGRGIVVAGDTAHPGVGSLARSLAEHLDWPLLAEPTSQARSGPQALSRYAELLGTPAGRGLAQQADHLLVLGHPSLSRSITALLGRDDLDITVLTERAQWTDVSGRARRVVPMDGAHHEPDDAALQAARLAARLGLESAHAAWTDSWRRAVADLPEPDRSSSADALARAVWEAGQAPGAPTLLLGSSMTVRRLDRLAQPGAAAPKAVANRGLAGIDGTIATGIGLWMASGEPVRAVMGDLTFLHDAMSLNRGVREEEADLQVIVVDDGGGAIFSQLEYARTTPSARFERLFTAPQRADIAALAAALGARVHVPNDVAALRRLLAEPVDGMSVVIWETTRHGPHTVTT, from the coding sequence ATGGCCGACGCCAGCAGTCTCGTGGCGGCCCTCCTGGCCGAGGGCGTGCGCGAAGTTGTTCTGTGCCCGGGATCGCGCAGCGCCCCGCTGGCGGATGCCCTGGCCGATGCCGCCGACGCCGGGCACCTACGGCTGCGCGTCGTCCTGGATGAGCGCAGCGCCGGTTTCATCGCCCTGGGGGCCGCCCGGGCCCACGCCCTGAACGGGCACAGCCGCTGTGCCGCTGTCGTGACCACCTCGGGCACGGCCGTCTCCAACCTCCACCCGGCCGTCAGTGAGGCCGACGCCGCCGGCATCCCCCTGCTCGTCATCAGTGCCGACCGGCCCCACGAGTTGGTCGGCACCGGCGCCAGCCAGACCACCGAGCAGACCGGGCTCTTCGCGCCGGCCCTGCGCCTGGGCGTGGATCTGCCCGCTGACCTGGCCGCCGACCTCGGCGGCTGCGCGGCCGACGCCGCCATCGCCGGGCAGGTGCGCCGCGCCGTCGCCGCCGCCACCGGGACCCTCAGCCGGGATCCCGGGCCGGTCCAGATCAACGCCCGCTTCCGCCCGCCCCTGACGGCGCAGGACGCAGCGGAGGGCGCGGTGCCGGCCGCTCCGGTGCCACCCTCCCCGCCCATGGTCCCGGCTGCCCGGGCAGCTGTGCTGGACGGAGCCCCGGAGGCCAGTGCTGGCCAGCCGGCCGGCCGCGGCTCCTCCACGCTGGGGAGGGGGATCGTCGTCGCCGGTGACACCGCCCACCCGGGCGTTGGCTCCCTGGCCAGGTCTCTGGCCGAGCACCTCGACTGGCCGCTCCTGGCCGAACCCACCTCCCAGGCCCGCAGCGGCCCGCAGGCCCTGAGCCGTTACGCCGAGCTGCTGGGCACCCCCGCGGGTCGCGGGCTCGCCCAGCAGGCCGACCACCTCCTCGTCCTGGGCCACCCCAGCCTCAGTCGCTCCATCACCGCGCTCCTGGGGCGCGACGACCTCGACATCACCGTCCTGACCGAACGCGCCCAGTGGACCGACGTCTCCGGACGGGCCCGACGGGTCGTCCCCATGGACGGTGCCCATCACGAGCCCGACGACGCCGCCCTTCAGGCGGCCCGGCTCGCCGCCCGGCTCGGCCTGGAGAGCGCCCACGCGGCCTGGACCGACTCCTGGCGCCGGGCCGTGGCGGATCTTCCCGAACCGGACCGCTCCAGCAGCGCCGACGCCCTGGCCCGGGCCGTGTGGGAGGCCGGCCAGGCCCCCGGCGCCCCCACCCTTCTGCTGGGCTCATCCATGACGGTGCGGCGCCTGGACCGACTCGCCCAGCCCGGCGCCGCCGCCCCGAAGGCGGTCGCGAACCGCGGCCTAGCGGGCATCGACGGCACCATCGCCACCGGGATCGGACTGTGGATGGCCTCAGGGGAACCGGTTCGCGCCGTCATGGGTGACCTCACCTTCCTCCACGACGCCATGTCCTTGAACCGGGGCGTGCGTGAGGAGGAGGCCGACCTGCAGGTGATCGTCGTCGACGACGGCGGGGGTGCGATCTTCTCCCAGCTTGAGTACGCCCGCACCACGCCATCTGCCCGGTTCGAACGGCTCTTCACCGCCCCTCAGCGGGCGGATATCGCTGCGCTGGCGGCAGCCCTGGGGGCCCGCGTCCACGTCCCCAACGATGTCGCCGCCCTCCGCAGGCTCCTGGCCGAGCCGGTCGACGGTATGAGTGTCGTCATCTGGGAGACCACGAGGCACGGTCCTCACACCGTGACAACATGA
- a CDS encoding glycine betaine ABC transporter substrate-binding protein, with amino-acid sequence MQTSRRIFTTALASLAAAGALSACGQGSGGSKRLRLGFLPSWSDGLSMTHLIKTQLEKAGYQVKLMDLSEAGPLYAGLSQGAVDLFPSAWPDVTQKSYMDKYRTYIEDLGTYYDSAQLCWSVPDYSSMQSIEDIKPHASQIDNKIIGIEPGAGLTKVSQEDVIPAYGLEDLKFLTSSTTGMLAELKKAVDAKQEIVVTLWHPFWANTTYGMRDLKDPKGALGKGEGLHFLGREGFAQDYPEIAKWLGSIKMDEATYGSLEDLVVNTYGEGREDEAAIAWAKKYPQYDFKKS; translated from the coding sequence ATGCAGACCTCCCGCCGCATCTTCACCACCGCTCTGGCCTCCCTGGCGGCGGCGGGGGCCCTGTCCGCCTGCGGTCAGGGTTCGGGCGGGAGCAAGCGGCTCCGCCTCGGGTTTCTTCCGTCATGGAGCGATGGGCTGTCCATGACCCACCTGATCAAGACCCAGCTGGAGAAGGCCGGCTACCAGGTCAAGCTCATGGATCTCAGTGAGGCCGGACCGCTGTATGCGGGCCTCAGCCAGGGGGCGGTCGATCTCTTCCCTTCTGCGTGGCCGGACGTCACCCAGAAGAGCTACATGGACAAGTACCGCACCTACATCGAGGATCTGGGGACCTATTACGACTCGGCCCAGCTGTGCTGGTCCGTCCCGGACTACTCCTCCATGCAGTCGATCGAGGACATCAAGCCACACGCCTCGCAGATCGACAACAAGATCATCGGTATTGAGCCGGGTGCGGGTCTGACCAAGGTGTCGCAGGAGGACGTGATCCCCGCCTACGGATTGGAGGACCTGAAGTTCCTGACCTCCTCCACCACCGGGATGCTGGCCGAGCTCAAGAAGGCCGTCGATGCCAAGCAGGAGATCGTCGTGACCCTGTGGCACCCCTTCTGGGCGAACACCACCTATGGCATGCGGGACCTGAAGGATCCCAAGGGCGCGCTCGGCAAGGGGGAGGGGCTCCACTTCCTGGGGCGCGAGGGCTTCGCGCAGGACTACCCGGAGATCGCGAAGTGGCTGGGCTCCATCAAGATGGATGAGGCCACCTACGGCAGCCTCGAGGACCTCGTCGTCAACACCTACGGCGAGGGCCGGGAGGATGAGGCCGCCATCGCCTGGGCCAAGAAGTATCCGCAGTACGACTTCAAGAAGTCCTGA